In one Bacteroidales bacterium genomic region, the following are encoded:
- a CDS encoding phosphatidylserine decarboxylase family protein, with amino-acid sequence MTVHKEGTYFLLSVFVLLSIIVLASYFLLRPTGPWMVLISLVAVLVFVFFLRFFRKPDRPFTPVNNQVVSAADGTVVVVEETTEEEYFHDRRIQISVFMSVWNVHINWFPVSGNVVYYRYHPGDYIVAKYPKSSLKNERNTIVIRREDGTEILVRQIAGFVARKISCYCREGDEVTQGEELGFIKFGSRVDIFLPLNASIKVAPGDKVRGKISILAEI; translated from the coding sequence ATGACTGTTCACAAGGAAGGAACGTATTTCCTGCTGTCAGTATTCGTTTTGCTCAGTATTATAGTACTGGCATCGTATTTTCTGTTGAGGCCCACCGGGCCATGGATGGTGCTTATTTCGCTGGTGGCTGTTCTTGTTTTTGTCTTCTTTCTGCGTTTTTTCAGGAAACCCGACCGGCCATTTACCCCGGTAAACAACCAGGTGGTTTCGGCGGCTGACGGAACCGTGGTGGTGGTTGAGGAAACTACCGAAGAGGAATATTTTCATGACCGTCGCATCCAGATTTCGGTCTTTATGTCGGTGTGGAATGTGCATATCAACTGGTTTCCTGTAAGCGGAAACGTCGTCTATTACCGCTACCATCCGGGCGATTATATCGTGGCGAAATATCCCAAATCTTCACTGAAAAACGAACGAAACACCATCGTAATCAGACGAGAAGACGGAACCGAAATACTGGTACGCCAGATTGCGGGGTTTGTGGCCAGAAAGATTTCCTGCTACTGCCGGGAAGGAGATGAAGTAACCCAGGGGGAAGAACTGGGCTTCATCAAGTTTGGTTCCCGGGTCGACATTTTCCTTCCTCTGAATGCCAGCATAAAAGTTGCACCAGGAGATAAGGTAAGAGGAAAAATTTCCATCCTGGCCGAGATATAG
- a CDS encoding FprA family A-type flavoprotein, whose amino-acid sequence MSDNSVLQVSEHVHWVGVLDYDIVTFDIVMETQYGTTYNAYLINGEKKALIETVKDAFHETFFEKVASLTDLSSIDYVVLNHTEPDHSGSLKYLIEKVPGITVVGSGQAINYLQEMTDKPFKSLRVKDGDTLSLGNLTLRFIGAPNLHWPDSMYTFLEEEGILFTCDSFGAHYCHEAVFNDLTGLYDDAFKYYFDVILKPFSKFMLKAIEKIRPLPVKTICPGHGPVLRKDWKKYVDLSAKWSEEYLQTIASGAKHVLITYVSAYGYTGEMARHIARGIVDSSPDFSVEVIDIEKMLPGELEEKLVRSQALLVGSPTINQNTLLPVYRLFSVVNPIRDKGKLAAAFGSYGWSGEAVKLITGHLRNLKFNVPLEGMAAKFFPSNGKANDFYEFGKRFGEALLSATTGQQDE is encoded by the coding sequence ATGAGCGATAATTCAGTTTTACAGGTCAGTGAGCATGTTCACTGGGTTGGTGTGCTTGATTATGATATCGTTACATTCGATATTGTGATGGAAACCCAGTACGGAACGACGTATAATGCTTACCTTATTAATGGTGAGAAAAAGGCGCTGATTGAAACAGTGAAGGACGCATTTCACGAGACATTTTTTGAGAAGGTTGCCAGTTTAACTGATTTGTCGTCAATAGATTATGTGGTTCTTAATCACACAGAACCCGATCATTCAGGCAGTCTGAAATATCTGATTGAAAAAGTGCCCGGCATAACCGTTGTGGGGAGCGGGCAGGCTATTAATTATCTGCAGGAAATGACCGATAAGCCCTTCAAATCGCTAAGAGTTAAGGACGGGGATACCCTTTCTCTCGGCAATCTGACGCTCCGGTTTATTGGTGCACCCAACCTTCACTGGCCTGATTCGATGTACACGTTTCTGGAGGAAGAAGGCATTCTTTTTACCTGCGATTCTTTTGGTGCGCATTATTGTCATGAGGCGGTGTTCAATGATCTCACCGGGCTCTATGATGATGCCTTTAAATATTACTTTGATGTGATACTGAAGCCTTTCAGCAAGTTTATGCTGAAGGCCATCGAAAAGATCCGTCCCCTGCCTGTTAAGACAATCTGTCCGGGGCATGGTCCTGTTCTGAGGAAAGACTGGAAAAAGTATGTAGATCTTTCGGCGAAATGGTCGGAGGAATACCTGCAAACCATTGCCTCGGGCGCAAAGCATGTGCTGATTACCTACGTATCGGCATATGGGTATACCGGCGAAATGGCCCGTCATATTGCCCGGGGAATTGTGGATTCATCACCCGATTTTAGTGTTGAGGTGATTGATATTGAAAAAATGCTGCCCGGGGAACTGGAAGAGAAGCTGGTGAGGTCGCAGGCCCTGCTGGTAGGTTCTCCTACAATAAATCAGAATACCCTGTTGCCTGTATACCGGTTGTTTTCGGTTGTCAATCCGATCCGTGACAAAGGGAAACTGGCCGCTGCCTTTGGTTCTTATGGCTGGAGCGGAGAAGCCGTGAAGCTCATCACCGGCCACCTGCGCAATCTGAAATTCAACGTGCCTTTAGAGGGCATGGCAGCCAAGTTCTTCCCATCGAACGGCAAAGCGAATGATTTTTATGAGTTTGGAAAGAGATTCGGGGAAGCATTGCTTTCAGCCACGACTGGTCAGCAGGATGAGTAA
- a CDS encoding shikimate kinase, with translation MRIFLIGFMGSGKSTIGHHLSRQLGWDFADTDKIIAFQTGLSIPEIFTRHGEPWFREKEREILLSLLSKDNTVIATGGGMPCFADNMEMMNRTGITVYLRLPPEVLSDRLLHGYRERPLLQNKTPEEISLYVAETLRKREPYYNKAALIVDAANKSAEDAAWLIWKGLELAGKD, from the coding sequence ATGCGCATTTTTCTCATAGGGTTCATGGGCAGTGGTAAAAGCACCATTGGTCATCACCTGTCCAGGCAACTGGGGTGGGATTTTGCAGACACCGACAAAATCATTGCGTTTCAAACCGGTCTGTCAATACCTGAAATATTTACCCGCCACGGGGAACCATGGTTCAGGGAAAAAGAAAGAGAAATTCTCCTGTCCCTTCTCTCAAAGGATAATACCGTAATTGCTACCGGTGGCGGAATGCCCTGCTTTGCCGATAACATGGAAATGATGAACCGCACCGGCATTACCGTTTACCTTCGCCTGCCTCCGGAAGTACTTTCAGACCGTTTGCTGCATGGTTACAGGGAAAGGCCTTTGCTTCAGAACAAAACGCCGGAAGAAATTTCCCTGTATGTAGCAGAAACCCTGAGAAAAAGAGAACCTTACTATAACAAGGCTGCCCTCATTGTTGATGCTGCAAATAAATCAGCCGAAGATGCGGCGTGGCTTATCTGGAAAGGATTAGAACTGGCCGGAAAGGATTAA
- a CDS encoding DNA gyrase/topoisomerase IV subunit A: MEAMDPVEMDGGREAPRPEAEAESTGRVLHLKGMYKDWFLDYASYVILERAVPNLYDGLKPVQRRILHAMKLLDDGRYNKVANIIGYTMQFHPHGDASIGEALVQLGQKDLLIDAQGNWGNILTGDSAAAPRYIEARLSKFALDVVFNPKTTEWKPSYDGRNKEPIILPVKFPLLLAQGVEGIAVGLASKILPHNPNELIEAAISYLRGKPFELYPDFPTGGLADCSRYNDGARGGSVRVRARIVKTDNKTLTITELPFGQTTSSLIESIIKANDKGKIKIRKIDDNTAGNVEIVIHLAPGISPDKTIDALYAFTDCESSISVNCCVVDETSPKFLSVSDLLKISVDRTVSLLKKELEIRKNELQEELFMASLERIFIEHKIYRKIEECETWEAVLETIAKGLKPFEKQLFRPVTGDDILKLTEIRIKRISKYDVSRAEELMRKLNEELAATEENLAHITDYTIQYFRQIKKKYGDNWKRRTELRSFDNIEASRVVIANEKLYVNREEGFIGTGLRKDEYVCDCSDIDDIIVIRRDGHYLVTKVQEKAFVGKDILYAGVFNRNDTRTIYNLVYRDGKNGYNMVKRCALTGLTRDKEYTLTKGTPDSRILYLSVNPEGEAEVIRVTLNPKPRLRNLVFEFDFSTLAIKGRSSIGNVLTRHAIHKIVMKEKGASTLGGTHIWFDPEVGRLNTEERGQYLGEFFNGDKIVVYTRSGYCRTTSYDLSNHFEDDLIRIEKYAPSKVLSAVYYDAGQKYYYLKRFPAEAGEKPARFIDEHEASHVVFLLDAPLPRIEVRFGGKDKFRPPLVVNVAEFIGVKSIKAKGKRLTTHKVDEIIELEPLPPPASPGPEHSVSASENTGSADNPATGIQMSLGFDDESK, from the coding sequence ATGGAAGCAATGGATCCTGTTGAAATGGATGGAGGAAGGGAAGCTCCCCGGCCTGAAGCAGAGGCTGAAAGCACGGGACGGGTGCTGCATCTGAAAGGAATGTACAAGGACTGGTTTCTGGATTACGCTTCCTATGTAATCCTGGAACGGGCAGTTCCCAATCTTTATGACGGCCTCAAACCGGTCCAGCGCCGGATACTTCATGCCATGAAACTGCTCGACGACGGCCGGTACAATAAAGTAGCCAATATTATAGGCTATACCATGCAGTTTCACCCCCATGGCGATGCATCCATCGGGGAAGCTCTTGTTCAGCTCGGACAAAAAGATCTGCTGATCGACGCCCAGGGCAACTGGGGCAATATTCTCACCGGCGACAGTGCCGCAGCCCCCAGGTACATCGAGGCACGCCTTTCAAAATTTGCCCTCGATGTAGTATTTAACCCCAAAACTACGGAATGGAAACCTTCCTACGACGGACGAAACAAAGAACCCATTATCCTTCCGGTAAAGTTTCCTCTCCTTCTGGCACAGGGAGTAGAAGGAATCGCCGTGGGCCTTGCTTCCAAAATACTACCCCATAACCCCAATGAACTTATTGAAGCAGCTATCAGCTACCTCCGCGGGAAACCGTTTGAACTATATCCCGACTTCCCCACAGGCGGCCTTGCCGATTGCTCACGCTATAACGACGGAGCCAGAGGCGGCTCGGTGCGCGTAAGGGCACGCATAGTCAAAACCGACAACAAAACCCTCACTATTACCGAACTTCCGTTTGGTCAAACGACTTCATCTCTCATCGAATCCATCATAAAAGCAAACGACAAGGGAAAAATCAAAATCAGAAAAATTGATGACAACACGGCCGGTAATGTCGAAATTGTCATCCACCTTGCTCCCGGGATCTCGCCCGACAAAACCATTGATGCCCTGTATGCATTTACCGACTGCGAGTCTTCCATCTCCGTCAATTGCTGCGTGGTTGATGAAACCAGTCCTAAATTCCTTTCCGTCTCCGACCTTCTCAAAATATCGGTTGACCGTACGGTCAGCCTCCTGAAAAAGGAACTGGAAATAAGGAAAAACGAACTTCAGGAGGAACTCTTTATGGCCTCGCTGGAGAGAATATTCATCGAGCACAAGATATACCGCAAAATTGAAGAATGTGAAACCTGGGAGGCAGTGCTCGAAACCATTGCCAAAGGGCTAAAACCATTTGAAAAGCAACTTTTCAGGCCGGTAACAGGCGACGATATTCTGAAGCTGACTGAAATCAGAATAAAAAGGATCTCAAAATACGACGTTTCGCGGGCTGAAGAATTGATGCGGAAACTCAATGAAGAACTGGCCGCCACGGAAGAAAACCTGGCCCATATTACCGATTACACAATTCAGTATTTCAGGCAGATAAAGAAGAAATACGGGGACAACTGGAAACGCCGCACCGAACTTCGCAGTTTCGACAACATTGAAGCCTCGCGTGTGGTAATTGCCAATGAAAAACTTTATGTGAACCGCGAAGAAGGTTTTATCGGAACCGGCCTCCGTAAAGACGAATACGTATGCGACTGCAGTGATATCGACGATATTATTGTGATCCGCCGCGACGGGCATTATCTGGTAACGAAAGTGCAGGAAAAGGCTTTTGTCGGGAAAGACATACTTTACGCAGGGGTATTTAACCGCAACGATACACGAACCATTTACAACCTCGTTTACCGCGACGGAAAAAACGGCTACAATATGGTCAAACGTTGCGCCCTTACAGGCCTTACACGCGACAAGGAATATACCCTTACAAAAGGAACGCCCGATTCACGTATTCTTTACCTGAGCGTCAACCCGGAAGGAGAAGCCGAGGTAATTCGTGTCACGCTTAATCCCAAACCGCGTTTGCGAAATCTGGTCTTTGAGTTCGATTTTTCCACCCTGGCCATCAAAGGGCGCTCATCCATCGGGAACGTACTTACCCGGCATGCCATCCACAAAATTGTGATGAAAGAAAAAGGGGCATCAACCCTGGGCGGTACCCACATATGGTTCGATCCGGAAGTGGGAAGACTGAACACCGAGGAACGGGGACAATATCTTGGGGAATTTTTTAACGGCGACAAAATTGTGGTTTATACCCGCAGCGGGTATTGCCGCACCACCAGCTATGACCTGTCAAACCATTTCGAAGATGATCTGATACGGATTGAAAAATATGCACCCTCGAAAGTGCTTTCAGCGGTCTATTATGATGCCGGCCAGAAATATTACTATCTGAAGCGTTTCCCTGCCGAAGCCGGCGAAAAACCTGCCCGCTTCATCGACGAGCATGAGGCTTCCCATGTGGTTTTTCTTCTGGACGCTCCCCTGCCCCGTATTGAAGTGAGGTTTGGCGGAAAAGACAAATTCAGACCCCCGCTTGTGGTGAATGTGGCAGAATTCATTGGCGTAAAAAGCATAAAAGCCAAAGGGAAACGGCTTACAACCCATAAGGTGGATGAAATTATTGAGTTGGAACCTCTGCCGCCTCCGGCTTCTCCAGGGCCTGAACATTCGGTTTCTGCTTCAGAAAACACTGGTTCTGCCGATAACCCGGCAACAGGTATCCAGATGAGCCTGGGATTTGATGATGAATCAAAATAA
- a CDS encoding type IIA DNA topoisomerase subunit B, whose product MTAAYTEESIRTLDWREHIRRRPGMYIGKLGDGSSTDDGIYVLLKEVLDNSVDEFMMGFGNTIELTIQERMVRVRDYGRGIPLGKLADVVSRMNTGAKYDSKVFKKSVGLNGVGIKAVNALSSKFIIQSFREGKVKSLEYAEGILIADQPEMPASQPNGTLVIFYPDDKMFGHFRFIDEYVESMVRNYTYLNSGLTIIYNGKPYISRNGLLDLLAENITTDILYPVIHLKGDDIEIAMTHGNQYGEDYYTFVNGQHTVQGGTHLTAFREAIVKTVREFYRKDYDASDIRSSIIAALSIKIEDPVFESQTKTKLGSKDMGPEGPSVNKFINDFVKEQLDNYLHRNPSTADILLKKILESEKERKAISSIQKLARERAKKASLHNRKLRDCKIHYNSDDERRLETTLFITEGDSASGSITKSRDVAVQAVFSLKGKPLNTFGLTKKIVYENEEFNLLQSALNIEDGLENLRYNQVVIATDADVDGMHIRLLLITFFLQFFPELVRKGHLYILQTPLFRVRNKQKTIYCYSEAEKEAAIRELGSNPEITRFKGLGEISPDEFRHFIGKDIRLEPVRLTREDSIAELLDFYMGKNTPERQKFIIENLRVDEEV is encoded by the coding sequence ATGACGGCTGCCTATACGGAAGAATCGATCAGAACCCTGGACTGGCGGGAGCATATTCGCCGCAGGCCCGGAATGTATATCGGGAAGCTGGGAGATGGCTCCTCAACCGATGACGGGATTTATGTTCTGCTCAAGGAGGTGCTTGACAATTCCGTTGATGAGTTCATGATGGGCTTTGGAAACACCATTGAACTTACCATCCAGGAAAGGATGGTGCGGGTGCGTGATTACGGACGTGGCATTCCCCTTGGTAAACTGGCCGATGTGGTTTCCAGGATGAACACCGGCGCCAAGTACGATTCCAAGGTATTTAAGAAGTCGGTAGGCCTGAACGGCGTAGGTATCAAGGCTGTCAATGCCCTCTCGTCAAAGTTTATCATTCAGTCGTTCCGCGAAGGAAAGGTCAAAAGCCTTGAATACGCCGAGGGTATTCTGATTGCTGATCAACCTGAAATGCCGGCCTCCCAGCCTAACGGAACTCTTGTCATCTTCTACCCGGATGACAAAATGTTCGGGCATTTCCGTTTCATTGACGAGTATGTCGAATCCATGGTCCGGAATTATACCTATCTGAATTCCGGTCTCACCATCATTTACAACGGGAAACCCTACATTTCGCGAAACGGCCTTCTCGACCTGCTGGCCGAAAATATTACAACCGATATCCTCTATCCGGTCATCCATCTGAAGGGTGACGACATCGAAATTGCCATGACCCATGGCAACCAATATGGCGAAGACTACTATACCTTTGTAAATGGCCAGCATACCGTTCAGGGAGGTACGCATCTTACTGCCTTCCGCGAAGCCATCGTAAAAACTGTCAGGGAATTTTACCGCAAAGATTATGATGCTTCCGATATCCGCAGTTCCATCATAGCAGCCCTCAGCATCAAGATTGAAGATCCTGTTTTTGAATCGCAAACAAAAACCAAACTGGGCAGCAAGGATATGGGACCGGAAGGACCTTCGGTGAACAAATTCATCAACGATTTCGTGAAGGAACAACTCGACAATTACCTTCACAGAAACCCTTCCACGGCCGATATCCTGCTTAAGAAAATCCTGGAATCGGAAAAAGAACGAAAAGCCATATCGAGCATTCAGAAACTTGCCCGTGAGCGGGCCAAGAAAGCAAGCCTTCATAATCGCAAGCTCCGCGACTGCAAAATTCATTACAATTCCGATGATGAGCGCCGGCTGGAAACAACCTTGTTTATCACCGAAGGAGATTCTGCCAGCGGCAGTATTACAAAAAGCCGTGATGTAGCTGTTCAGGCCGTCTTCAGCCTGAAAGGAAAACCCCTGAATACATTTGGACTGACAAAGAAAATTGTTTACGAAAACGAAGAATTTAACCTGCTTCAGTCAGCTCTCAATATTGAAGACGGACTGGAAAATTTACGCTACAACCAGGTAGTCATAGCCACTGATGCCGACGTGGATGGGATGCACATCCGGCTTCTTCTGATTACCTTTTTCCTTCAGTTTTTCCCCGAACTCGTAAGAAAAGGGCATCTGTACATCCTTCAAACTCCCTTGTTCAGGGTGCGCAACAAACAAAAAACCATCTACTGTTATTCGGAAGCGGAAAAGGAAGCGGCTATCAGAGAACTTGGAAGCAATCCTGAAATAACGCGTTTTAAAGGCCTCGGAGAAATTTCGCCTGACGAATTCCGGCATTTTATAGGCAAAGACATTCGTCTGGAGCCCGTCCGGCTTACCCGTGAAGATTCCATCGCTGAACTCCTGGACTTTTACATGGGTAAGAATACTCCGGAACGGCAAAAATTCATTATCGAAAACCTTCGCGTTGATGAGGAAGTGTAA
- a CDS encoding 1-acyl-sn-glycerol-3-phosphate acyltransferase, with the protein MRVFHLIMSLIIWAFWAAATILFAFIAVPVWLITLPFDSRGLVLHYASSLWGYMYALVNPYWTIRFEGRNNIRDDQPCIIISNHQSLADIMVLYGLLRNFKWVSKIQNFRIPFLGIVMRLNRYIEVDRMKGRSYLKMLARCEEEIRRGNSVLIFPEGTRSPDGKMHRFREGAFRLAVRVKVPIVPVIIDGTHEALPKKGFMFKKRKKIIVRVLSPVPPSSWGTEEPGQLMQIFQNLMESELNKLRANQ; encoded by the coding sequence ATGAGAGTATTTCATCTGATAATGTCGCTGATTATATGGGCTTTCTGGGCAGCAGCCACAATCCTTTTTGCTTTTATTGCTGTTCCTGTCTGGCTCATTACGCTTCCCTTCGACAGCCGGGGCCTGGTGCTGCACTATGCATCGTCCTTATGGGGCTATATGTATGCATTGGTGAATCCATACTGGACCATTCGTTTTGAAGGACGGAACAACATCCGCGATGACCAGCCATGCATTATCATTTCCAATCACCAGTCACTGGCTGATATCATGGTGCTATACGGACTGTTGAGAAACTTTAAATGGGTATCAAAGATTCAGAATTTCCGGATTCCCTTTTTAGGGATCGTCATGCGCCTGAACCGGTATATTGAGGTTGACCGGATGAAAGGCCGCAGCTATTTGAAAATGCTGGCCCGCTGTGAAGAGGAAATACGGCGGGGTAATTCGGTTCTGATATTTCCTGAAGGAACCCGTTCTCCCGACGGCAAAATGCATCGTTTCCGCGAAGGAGCCTTTCGCCTGGCCGTCAGGGTAAAAGTACCCATCGTACCGGTAATCATTGACGGAACGCATGAAGCCCTTCCAAAGAAAGGTTTTATGTTCAAAAAACGAAAGAAGATAATTGTAAGGGTGCTATCTCCTGTACCTCCCTCTTCATGGGGTACAGAGGAGCCCGGACAGCTGATGCAGATTTTCCAGAACCTGATGGAATCAGAATTGAATAAACTCCGTGCAAATCAATAA
- a CDS encoding lipoate--protein ligase, with protein sequence MLAIDSPFTDPYLNLAAEEYLLKEMEDEVFFLYSDKPSVIVGKHQVTLAEVNYLFAGENNIRIARRLSGGGAVYHDAGNLNFTFIRNGSEGALVQFEACTAPVLLALNELHIPAERGDKNDLLIYGKKISGNAEHVYHQRTLHHGTLLFDSDLEHLKQVLHPSGKYTHKGVNSRRSEVVNIASFLSNPDRDAFRKFLFSFVVQHFRAVIYSLTDEDKRKIIELSAAKFNTWEWIYAYSPDYQLEREVETPYGTVHIKLSVAKGYINQIRLTGTNVQKELDLISGALQGARLEENYLLKTIADKLPSSLSSEVFNTLLPALF encoded by the coding sequence ATGCTGGCCATTGACAGTCCTTTTACCGACCCCTACCTCAATCTCGCTGCAGAAGAATATCTCCTGAAAGAAATGGAGGATGAAGTTTTCTTCCTTTATTCCGACAAGCCGTCGGTTATTGTCGGAAAACACCAGGTTACTCTTGCCGAAGTTAACTACCTCTTTGCCGGAGAAAACAACATCCGCATTGCACGAAGGCTTTCAGGCGGGGGTGCCGTTTATCACGACGCTGGAAATCTCAATTTCACCTTCATACGAAACGGTTCTGAAGGTGCACTGGTTCAGTTCGAAGCATGTACAGCCCCTGTTCTTCTCGCACTGAATGAACTGCACATTCCTGCCGAAAGAGGTGACAAAAATGATCTGCTGATCTACGGAAAAAAGATTTCAGGGAATGCCGAACATGTATATCATCAGAGAACCTTGCACCATGGAACCTTACTTTTTGATTCTGATCTTGAACACCTGAAGCAGGTACTCCATCCTTCGGGAAAATATACGCACAAAGGAGTGAATTCCCGCCGGAGTGAGGTTGTGAACATAGCTTCCTTTCTAAGTAATCCCGACAGGGATGCATTCAGAAAGTTTCTGTTCTCCTTTGTTGTTCAGCATTTCCGGGCAGTCATTTACAGTCTGACTGACGAAGACAAGAGAAAAATAATTGAGCTGTCAGCCGCAAAATTTAATACCTGGGAATGGATTTACGCCTATTCGCCTGATTATCAGCTCGAAAGAGAGGTAGAAACTCCCTATGGAACCGTACACATTAAGCTTTCTGTTGCAAAAGGCTACATAAACCAGATCCGACTTACCGGAACCAATGTTCAGAAAGAACTTGACCTTATTTCGGGGGCTCTGCAGGGTGCCCGACTGGAAGAAAATTACCTCCTTAAAACCATTGCAGATAAATTGCCTTCATCGCTTTCATCGGAGGTTTTCAATACTCTACTGCCCGCCTTATTCTGA
- a CDS encoding phosphatase PAP2 family protein, with the protein MNSLLEIDKEILLFLNGMHSPLMDEIMWFFSRIPVWIPLYVLLIVFIILTFKKKSWLIILFVVLLIACSDQTSVHLFKNLFHRLRPSHEPSLQGLLHFVHNYHGGLYGFISSHASNVFALATFLSLLFRRKWFSWAILIWAGIVSYSRIYLGVHYPGDVVCGALWGVLLAFAFFALYRKFVFVVYRNNTTRDAGH; encoded by the coding sequence ATGAATTCCCTGCTGGAAATCGACAAAGAAATCCTTTTATTCCTTAACGGAATGCACTCTCCCCTGATGGATGAAATCATGTGGTTTTTCTCCCGTATCCCCGTATGGATTCCCCTTTATGTTCTGCTGATCGTTTTCATCATTCTGACTTTTAAGAAAAAATCCTGGCTGATCATTCTCTTTGTTGTTTTGCTGATTGCATGCTCTGACCAGACTTCCGTGCATCTTTTCAAAAACCTGTTTCATCGTCTGCGCCCTTCCCATGAGCCTTCCCTGCAGGGCCTTCTTCATTTTGTACACAACTACCACGGAGGACTCTACGGTTTTATCTCATCACATGCTTCCAATGTCTTTGCCCTGGCCACCTTTCTTTCCCTGCTGTTCCGCAGAAAATGGTTCTCATGGGCCATTTTAATTTGGGCAGGAATCGTGTCATACAGCAGAATTTACCTGGGTGTTCATTACCCCGGAGATGTTGTTTGCGGAGCGTTATGGGGCGTTCTGCTGGCATTTGCCTTTTTTGCGTTGTACAGAAAATTCGTGTTCGTCGTTTACCGAAATAACACTACCCGGGATGCTGGCCATTGA
- the obgE gene encoding GTPase ObgE — translation MAESNFIDYVKIHLRSGKGGAGSVHFLRAKYIPRGGPDGGDGGRGGHIILKGNAQLWTLLHLKYQRHIRAGDGEPGRGALQHGADGKDVVIEVPLGTIARRDGSDEILAEITKDGEEKILLRGGRGGLGNDHFKSPVNQAPKYAQPGEPGEEGWFILELKLLADVGLVGFPNAGKSTLLSVVSAAKPKIADYPFTTLVPNLGIVSYRDNRSFVMADIPGIIEGAAEGKGLGLRFLRHIERNSVLLFMIPVDSSDIVKEYHILLGELEKYNPELLDKKRVLAITKSDLADREIITETSRNLPPGIKTVFISSVTGYNIDRLKDILWETLNESD, via the coding sequence TTGGCAGAGTCTAATTTCATCGATTACGTAAAGATTCATCTCCGCTCAGGTAAAGGAGGGGCGGGAAGTGTGCATTTTCTCAGGGCAAAATACATCCCCCGTGGTGGTCCGGATGGAGGAGACGGAGGCCGGGGAGGACATATTATTTTAAAAGGGAATGCCCAGCTATGGACACTTCTTCACCTGAAGTACCAGCGGCACATAAGAGCCGGCGACGGGGAACCGGGACGCGGCGCCCTCCAGCATGGAGCCGACGGAAAAGACGTTGTTATCGAAGTTCCGCTTGGAACCATTGCCCGCAGGGATGGCAGTGATGAAATCCTCGCCGAAATTACCAAAGACGGAGAAGAAAAAATTCTGCTCCGGGGCGGAAGAGGCGGCCTTGGAAACGACCACTTTAAATCGCCGGTAAATCAGGCTCCTAAGTATGCCCAACCGGGAGAACCCGGAGAAGAAGGATGGTTCATACTCGAACTCAAACTGCTGGCCGACGTGGGTCTGGTTGGATTTCCCAATGCCGGTAAATCCACTCTCCTCTCCGTCGTTTCAGCAGCTAAACCCAAAATTGCCGACTACCCTTTTACCACACTGGTTCCTAACCTGGGCATTGTTTCGTACCGCGATAACCGTTCTTTTGTCATGGCCGACATTCCCGGCATCATCGAAGGTGCTGCCGAAGGAAAGGGCCTGGGTTTGCGCTTCCTCCGCCATATTGAAAGGAACTCTGTTCTCCTGTTCATGATACCCGTTGATTCGTCTGATATTGTAAAAGAATACCACATCCTTCTGGGCGAACTGGAAAAATACAACCCTGAACTGCTCGACAAAAAAAGGGTGCTGGCGATCACAAAATCCGACCTGGCCGACCGCGAAATTATTACCGAAACCAGCCGGAATCTGCCTCCGGGAATAAAGACGGTTTTTATCTCATCAGTAACAGGATACAATATTGACCGGCTCAAGGATATTCTCTGGGAAACCCTGAATGAATCAGACTAA
- a CDS encoding adenylate kinase: MLNVVLFGPPGSGKGTQSAKLIDKYGLVHLSTGDILRAELAAQTELGKEAKRYMDKGELVPDHVVIGMIGRKLDENGKVNGFIFDGFPRTTSQAEALDTLLTGKNTSITLMVALEVPHEELVKRLLNRGKESGRADDQNVEVIENRIRVYHRETAPVIRYYEAQKKFFPVNGVGSIDEIFQRLCDVIDQHK, encoded by the coding sequence ATGTTGAATGTAGTATTGTTCGGCCCTCCGGGGTCAGGAAAGGGAACACAAAGTGCAAAACTGATTGACAAGTATGGTCTTGTCCATCTTTCCACCGGCGATATTCTTCGCGCAGAACTGGCTGCACAGACGGAACTTGGAAAGGAAGCAAAACGGTATATGGATAAGGGCGAACTTGTTCCCGATCACGTTGTCATTGGAATGATAGGCCGTAAACTTGATGAAAACGGGAAGGTGAACGGGTTTATTTTCGACGGGTTCCCCCGCACAACCTCGCAGGCAGAGGCTCTTGATACCCTGCTGACAGGCAAAAATACTTCCATAACCCTGATGGTTGCCCTTGAAGTGCCGCATGAGGAACTGGTTAAACGCCTTCTTAACCGCGGAAAAGAATCAGGAAGGGCCGATGATCAGAATGTTGAAGTTATTGAAAACCGGATCCGTGTATACCACCGGGAAACCGCTCCTGTAATCCGGTATTACGAAGCCCAGAAAAAATTCTTTCCCGTCAATGGTGTAGGTTCCATTGACGAAATCTTTCAAAGGCTTTGTGATGTAATTGACCAGCATAAATAA